One region of Drosophila teissieri strain GT53w chromosome 2L, Prin_Dtei_1.1, whole genome shotgun sequence genomic DNA includes:
- the LOC122612626 gene encoding uncharacterized protein LOC122612626: MLFSAVVLCQVERLMCLPISFAVLGFLFMACTMEVVLLKLTTTDLVLGPPVEDWEENGGPDGEEQIYYENLENNYEHWARRRMRFHRQRQQHHLPTST; this comes from the coding sequence ATGCTGTTCTCCGCGGTGGTGTTGTGCCAGGTGGAGCGGCTGATGTGCCTGCCCATCAGCTTCGCGGTGCTTGGCTTCCTTTTCATGGCCTGCACCATGGAGGTGGTGTTGCTCAAGCTGACTACCACCGATCTGGTCCTCGGACCTCCCGTCGAGGATTGGGAGGAGAACGGAGGCCCGGATGGGGAGGAGCAGATCTACTACGAGAATTTGGAGAACAACTACGAGCACTGGGCGCGGAGGAGGATGCGATTCCACcgacagcgacagcagcaTCATTTGCCCACTTCGACTTAG